The Chryseobacterium indicum genome includes a window with the following:
- a CDS encoding helix-turn-helix transcriptional regulator, with amino-acid sequence MKTKKEVTLESVFDESKKALLKDFIKASSKKQSKERLLRNQLLSIQYRIEDYIAVDSTNEESLKLLDFVKMYLRTLNITKKEFARHLDMQDSNLHKYLVGERKLNAEVVLKISYFTHTKPEYWYRIQIKNEIAELRKEEKRSKEYEKYDYAKILEF; translated from the coding sequence ATGAAAACAAAAAAGGAAGTAACGTTAGAAAGTGTTTTTGATGAGTCTAAGAAAGCTTTACTTAAAGATTTTATCAAAGCAAGTTCAAAAAAACAAAGTAAAGAGCGATTGTTAAGAAATCAACTTTTATCCATACAATATAGAATTGAAGATTATATTGCAGTTGATAGTACAAATGAAGAAAGTTTAAAGCTTTTAGATTTTGTTAAAATGTATCTTCGTACATTAAATATAACTAAGAAAGAATTTGCGAGACATTTAGATATGCAAGATTCTAATCTCCATAAATATTTAGTAGGGGAGAGGAAGTTGAATGCTGAAGTAGTTCTTAAAATTAGCTACTTTACACATACTAAACCTGAATACTGGTATCGAATTCAAATTAAGAACGAAATAGCAGAATTACGAAAGGAAGAGAAGAGAAGTAAAGAGTATGAAAAGTATGATTATGCTAAAATTTTAGAGTTTTAA
- a CDS encoding IS3 family transposase (programmed frameshift) produces MRLKKVSAPVQEYSEAFKRQVVSEYERGLYTKSQLQTRYNIRGNSCIPRWLMKYGNFTYEKQLSKGRPMKDPQKQKIKELEAALAKKEEELKVFRKFIEIAERELKVEIGKKVWFQSIQEIKVNTTLSTENICRLFGYSKQAYYKRQKQPVSTDHETRVIELVVSIRKKMPKIGTRKLYVLLKNDFEKEEIHVGRDQLFSILRSNYLLIPRRHSYFKTTNSRHWMKKYPNIIKGKELKCSEKVWVADITYLKTKEKNYYLHLITDAYSKKIVGYELSDNLQTSSTLKALKQAIQNRLYKHSLIHHSDRGLQYCSKEYTETLKKSDMLISMTENSDPYENAIAERVNGILKHEFGLIDTFENFKNLSQQLEQAIYCYNNLRPHFSLHYNIPNQVHMKNNVKLKTYKKQNQNRKIPTLI; encoded by the exons ATGAGATTAAAAAAAGTATCCGCCCCTGTTCAAGAATACAGTGAAGCATTTAAAAGACAAGTTGTCTCCGAATATGAGCGGGGATTATATACAAAATCACAATTACAAACCCGCTATAATATCAGGGGTAATTCCTGCATTCCCAGATGGTTAATGAAATATGGTAACTTTACTTACGAAAAACAATTAAGTAAAGGCAGACCCATGAAAGATCCACAGAAACAGAAGATTAAAGAGCTTGAAGCAGCATTGGCCAAAAAGGAAGAAGAACTCAAAGTGTTCAGGAAATTTATAGAAATTGCAGAGCGTGAGCTTAAGGTTGAGATTG GTAAAAAAGTCTGGTTCCAATCAATCCAGGAAATAAAGGTAAATACGACTCTTTCAACAGAGAATATCTGCCGATTGTTTGGCTACAGTAAGCAAGCTTATTACAAGAGACAAAAACAGCCTGTTTCTACAGATCATGAAACAAGAGTTATAGAATTGGTTGTATCAATTCGTAAAAAGATGCCTAAAATAGGTACTAGAAAACTTTATGTTTTACTTAAGAATGATTTTGAAAAGGAAGAAATTCATGTAGGAAGGGATCAGTTGTTTAGCATTTTGAGATCAAATTATCTTTTAATTCCCAGAAGGCACAGCTATTTTAAAACAACCAATTCCAGACATTGGATGAAAAAATATCCCAATATTATCAAAGGAAAAGAATTGAAATGTTCGGAGAAAGTTTGGGTTGCAGATATTACTTATCTCAAGACCAAAGAGAAGAATTATTATCTTCATCTGATTACCGATGCCTATTCTAAGAAAATTGTAGGATACGAATTGAGTGATAATTTACAGACCAGCTCTACGTTGAAAGCATTAAAGCAAGCCATACAGAATCGACTGTACAAGCATTCACTCATTCATCATTCAGACAGAGGGTTGCAGTATTGCAGTAAAGAATATACTGAAACACTCAAGAAAAGTGATATGCTTATCAGTATGACCGAAAATTCGGATCCTTATGAAAATGCTATAGCAGAGAGAGTGAATGGTATTCTGAAACATGAATTTGGATTGATTGATACTTTTGAAAATTTTAAAAATCTTTCCCAACAGCTTGAACAAGCAATTTATTGCTATAACAATTTAAGACCGCATTTTTCTTTACATTATAATATTCCAAACCAAGTACACATGAAAAATAATGTGAAATTAAAAACCTATAAAAAACAAAATCAGAATAGGAAAATTCCTACTCTGATTTAA